The window TTAATCATTGTTTTCATATTGTTTTATGATTTGTTTTTGTTATTTTTCATTTACGAATGTACAGCTTTCGGCTTATAAAACAGCAATCCTATTGCAGAAAATATAATGACTGCCGCTGCCCCAATGACATTAAGCCAAAGGAAAGAAACGATATCCAACTGATAAACGGCAATAACCGTAATTTCTGATAAAACAGCAGCAGTAAATACATTCTTTCCGTTGATTTTTTTATAGTAAAATGCCACAAGAAAAATTCCCAGTATCGGTCCATAAAAAAGAGAACCCAATACATTAACCGCTTCAATAAGAGATCCCATCTGAGTGGCAAACATGGCTACACCAATTGAAAAAATGCCCCACGCTAAAGTGTGCAGACGACTATACTTCAGTTCCGTCTTCTCATCAGGAATTTCTTTGCTGAATATCAAATGAACATCTTTTAATGAGCAGGCGGCAAGAGAATTCAGTGCTGCCGAAATGGAACCCCAGCTGGCGAGGAAAATGACGGCAAAAAGTAAACCGATCATCCCCGCAGGTAAGGTGCTTTTTACGAAATACAGGAAAATATAATTGGTATCCGTTTTTTCTGCATTATAGCTGGAATTGTTAATAGCTTCCTCTACCCTTCCATGCAATAATTTTACCTGGGCCTGTGTGTTTTTAAAATCCTGGATTGTTTTATTGAGTTGGGGAGAATTCTCTGCCCTCAACGCTAAAATTTCTTTCGATTCTGTATTAAATCTGTTTTGTAACTCCTGGTGTTCTTTTTCAAATACCGCTGCCTGCTCAGGTTGTGTTTCCTTTAAATGCTGATAAGAGCGTTCGTTAAAATAAATAGGAGCCGGCTTTAAAGAAAAGAATGCGAAAAGTAAAGCTCCAATCAGGAGAATCGCAAACTGCATCGGAATTTTAACCAGCCCGTTCAGCAACAGTCCCATTTTTGCATTGGTATTGTCTTTCGCTGTAATATATCTCCCTACCTGGCTCTGGTCTGTACCGAAATAAGAAAGTGCCAGAAAAAAACCTCCAATTAACCCGCTCCAGATATTGTATTTATCTTTCCAATCAAATTCTGTGGTGATTACATTGAGCTTTCCGGATTTCCCTGCCAGATAAAGTGCATCCGTAAAGCCAATTCCATCCGGCATATTTTCAATAAGCAGGAAGCCGGCAAAAGCCATTGTTCCCAGAATAATGAGAAACTGTAATTTTTGGGTGTGTGCGATGGCCTTGGCGCCGCCCACATAGGTATAAATCATCAGAATACCTCCTGTTAACACATTGGTTAAATAAATATTCCAGTTCAGCACGCTTGATAAGATGATACTGGGAGCGTAAATACTGATTCCGGTTGATAAGCCTCTGGAAAAAAGAAAAAGTAGTGAAGTGAGCACCCTTGTTTTCTTATCAAAACGGTTTTCCAGATATTCATAAGCAGTATATACATTTAAGCGCTGGAAAATCGGGATAAAAGTAATACAGATCACAATCATCGCCAAAGGCAGGCCAAAGTAATACTGAACGAAGCGCATGCCGTCTGTATAAGCCTGGCCCGGTGCAGAAAGAAATGTAATGGCACTTGCCTGTGTAGCCATAATACCGATAAGCACAATGTACCATGGCATTTTATTATCTGCTTTCAGGTAAGAGGCATTGCTCTTTTGGCCACGGCCGATGAATACGCCGTACACTACTACGGCTACCAATGTAAAAATAAGAACGGTCCAATCTATAATACTCATGCCCAGAATTTAGTAAACCAATAATAAAATATGATCTGGAGTACTAATGCAACCGCTAATAGTACGTACCAGATATTCCAGTTTTTAAGTTGCCTGTTCATCAGTTTTTCTGTGCAGATAAAAAGTTAAAAAATAAACGTGCTGCTCCGGTATTTCCGGCAGGCAGCTGTCTGAAAAAAGCCAAAGGGGTATAAATAAAATTCCCTTTTCCGTATTTTGCATATAAAGTTGACCCCTGAAGAGGCTCTTCATCTGTATCGTGCATTTCAAAAAGCGGTTCATATGCTGCATCCCATTGAGCCGGAAAATAAGCGCCACGCTCCTGTACCCAGCCTTTAAAATCATCCGTAGTAATTTTATTCGGGAAGTTCAGTAATTTATGATTGGGATTCAGAAATGTAACGGCAGCATTTTCTTCGGTAACCCGCTTATTGGCAATACTGAAATGGTATATTCCCAATTGGTCAACGGTTGTATCCTGGTTGGTATTATACTGCATCACCAGATTGCCTCCTTCTTTTACATAAGACCATAAAAAAGGCATCCACCGGCCTAACTTTTTCTCCGTGTTATTGGCACGTACCCCCAGTACAATGGCATCATATTGAGACAGCCTGTTCTGGCGACTGCTGCCCGCAGATCCATCTGTGCTGCCATAAAAATCTTCATCTTTCAGCACGTCTACCTGAACGCCTGCAATGCGCAGAAAATCGGGTATGAAATCACCAGCACCTTCTATATACCCCACTTTTTTAACCTTCGACTGAATATCACCTTTCATCACAGTGACGGCTGCTGGAGCAAAATATTGTAAGGAAGATAAATGCGGGTACTGAATTAACACCTGTTTTTTATTATAAGTGATTCCCTCTGCAAGAAAACGGGCTTCCAATTGCAAACGGGATGCGTTTATTGCGGCAAGCTTAGTTTTTGGGATGACGTAATCAACGGTAAAATCTTTTCCTTTCACAGAACTTATCTCAGTACTTCCTATGCGTTCTCCGTTATACAGCAGGTCCAGAATACCTTTACTGAATGGTTTGTCAGAATTAACCTTAAAATTCAACCTCAGATGTAAATCTTCATTTTCTTTGACTAAATACAGCGGTTGTGTAAATTTCAGTTCCAATGCAGGAACAATTCTTAAGGCCTCTACGACATCACCACGCACCGGGTCTAATTTTTTAAAAGACAAAGGAAGTTTAACCTGAAACTTTTCCGCACCAATTTTTAGATCTGCTAAAACATGAAGTGGGGATTCTGCTTCCGGCAAACCGATTAAAGTATCATTCGGAA of the Chryseobacterium aureum genome contains:
- a CDS encoding sodium:solute symporter — its product is MSIIDWTVLIFTLVAVVVYGVFIGRGQKSNASYLKADNKMPWYIVLIGIMATQASAITFLSAPGQAYTDGMRFVQYYFGLPLAMIVICITFIPIFQRLNVYTAYEYLENRFDKKTRVLTSLLFLFSRGLSTGISIYAPSIILSSVLNWNIYLTNVLTGGILMIYTYVGGAKAIAHTQKLQFLIILGTMAFAGFLLIENMPDGIGFTDALYLAGKSGKLNVITTEFDWKDKYNIWSGLIGGFFLALSYFGTDQSQVGRYITAKDNTNAKMGLLLNGLVKIPMQFAILLIGALLFAFFSLKPAPIYFNERSYQHLKETQPEQAAVFEKEHQELQNRFNTESKEILALRAENSPQLNKTIQDFKNTQAQVKLLHGRVEEAINNSSYNAEKTDTNYIFLYFVKSTLPAGMIGLLFAVIFLASWGSISAALNSLAACSLKDVHLIFSKEIPDEKTELKYSRLHTLAWGIFSIGVAMFATQMGSLIEAVNVLGSLFYGPILGIFLVAFYYKKINGKNVFTAAVLSEITVIAVYQLDIVSFLWLNVIGAAAVIIFSAIGLLFYKPKAVHS